Proteins from one Staphylococcus saprophyticus subsp. saprophyticus ATCC 15305 = NCTC 7292 genomic window:
- a CDS encoding RluA family pseudouridine synthase has translation MDIHQFKIENPEDTGQRIDKLLPEYHSEWSRTQIQDWIKASLVKVNDQVIKSNYKTKMNDHIVVTEKETVEADIQPENLNLDIYYEDDDVAIVYKPKGMVVHPSAGHYTGTLVNGLMYQMKNLSGINGEIRPGIVHRIDKDTSGLLMVAKNDVAHRSLVDQLVNKTVTRKYVALVHGKIPHDYGTVDAPIGRNKNDRQSMDVVDDGKEAVTHFNVLEHFNKYTLIECQLETGRTHQIRVHMKYIGYPLVGDPKYGPKKTLDIGGQALHAGIIGFEHPVTHEYIEKSTALPEDFEQLLSELRRSDK, from the coding sequence ATGGATATACATCAGTTTAAGATTGAAAATCCAGAAGATACAGGCCAACGTATCGATAAATTACTACCTGAATATCATTCAGAGTGGTCACGTACACAAATTCAAGACTGGATTAAAGCTTCTCTAGTAAAAGTAAACGACCAGGTCATTAAATCTAATTATAAGACAAAAATGAATGATCACATTGTTGTAACCGAAAAAGAAACCGTTGAAGCGGATATTCAACCAGAAAATTTAAATTTAGATATTTATTATGAAGATGATGATGTAGCGATTGTATATAAACCTAAAGGTATGGTTGTGCATCCATCTGCAGGTCATTATACCGGTACATTAGTGAATGGTCTAATGTATCAAATGAAAAATTTATCAGGTATTAACGGTGAAATACGTCCAGGTATTGTACATCGTATTGATAAAGATACCTCAGGTTTACTCATGGTTGCTAAAAATGATGTGGCACATCGTAGTTTAGTTGATCAACTCGTTAATAAAACCGTGACACGTAAATATGTCGCTTTGGTACATGGTAAAATTCCTCATGATTATGGTACTGTTGATGCGCCGATTGGTAGAAATAAAAACGATCGTCAATCTATGGATGTTGTAGATGATGGTAAAGAGGCGGTTACACATTTTAATGTTTTAGAACATTTTAATAAATACACATTAATAGAGTGTCAATTAGAAACCGGACGTACCCACCAAATCCGTGTGCATATGAAATATATTGGTTATCCATTAGTTGGTGACCCCAAATATGGCCCTAAAAAAACATTAGATATAGGTGGCCAAGCGTTACACGCTGGAATTATTGGCTTTGAACATCCAGTTACACATGAGTATATTGAAAAATCAACTGCATTACCTGAAGATTTTGAACAGTTATTGTCAGAATTACGTAGAAGTGATAAATAA
- the lspA gene encoding signal peptidase II yields the protein MKRQYYIGISLFITIIILVLDQITKFIIASSMKVGDSFEVIPNFLNITSHRNDGAAWGILSGKMSFFFIITIIILVVLIVFYIKEAKNNLLMQIAISLLFAGALGNFIDRVLHGEVVDFVDTYIFGYNFPIFNVADSSLTIGVLLIIIALLTDMKKEE from the coding sequence ATGAAACGTCAGTACTATATTGGTATTTCTTTATTCATAACAATCATTATATTAGTATTAGATCAAATCACAAAATTTATTATTGCTAGTTCAATGAAAGTGGGAGATTCATTTGAAGTTATTCCCAACTTTTTAAATATAACTTCGCATCGTAATGATGGTGCAGCTTGGGGAATTTTAAGTGGAAAGATGAGTTTTTTCTTTATTATCACAATCATTATACTGGTTGTACTCATCGTATTTTATATTAAAGAAGCGAAAAACAATTTATTGATGCAAATCGCAATTAGTTTATTGTTTGCTGGTGCATTAGGGAACTTCATCGATCGTGTGTTACATGGAGAAGTTGTAGACTTTGTAGATACATATATCTTTGGATATAATTTTCCAATATTTAATGTAGCTGACTCAAGTTTAACGATAGGCGTTTTATTAATTATTATCGCTTTGCTAACAGATATGAAGAAAGAAGAATAG
- the pyrR gene encoding bifunctional pyr operon transcriptional regulator/uracil phosphoribosyltransferase PyrR, giving the protein MSERIIMDEAAIQRTVTRIAHEILEYNKGTDNLILLGIKTRGAFLARRIQQKIEQIDEIAVPTGTIDITQFRDDLEQTINQVDERSYEIDVNITNQVVIIIDDVLYTGRTVRASLDAVLQYARPKKIGLATLVDRGHRELPIRADFVGKNIPTAKEEDVSVYLEEIDERNAVVIE; this is encoded by the coding sequence ATGTCAGAACGCATTATTATGGATGAAGCGGCAATTCAACGTACTGTGACACGTATTGCACACGAAATTTTAGAATATAATAAAGGTACTGATAATTTAATCTTATTAGGTATTAAGACACGTGGCGCATTTTTAGCAAGAAGAATTCAACAAAAAATTGAGCAAATTGATGAAATTGCTGTGCCTACAGGTACAATCGATATAACACAATTTAGAGATGATTTGGAACAAACGATAAATCAAGTAGATGAAAGATCATATGAAATTGATGTAAATATTACTAATCAAGTAGTCATTATTATCGATGATGTCTTATATACTGGTAGAACTGTAAGAGCGTCACTAGATGCAGTGTTACAGTATGCTAGGCCGAAGAAGATTGGGCTAGCGACACTAGTAGATAGAGGGCATAGAGAGTTACCAATAAGAGCTGACTTTGTAGGTAAAAATATCCCGACAGCCAAGGAAGAAGATGTTTCAGTATATTTAGAAGAAATAGATGAAAGAAATGCAGTTGTAATTGAATAA
- a CDS encoding VOC family protein has product MFHNQSAHFVNGITLNVRDKEAMKHFYQDILGLNVVNESLSIVHYEIGNMNHFLTLNQINMGREPLTSEAGLFHLAIKLPSKTDLADLLVQLSEYTIPVNGGEHETATSIFLEDPEGNGLEFYVDNPMEDWSFENGQVVLETQPINVPHLLTYVSNEKWQGIPDESIIGYINLKTIELKRIKLYYKRFFGLEPSALETNHSVYLSSNGYHQHIVVNNWYSSIKRIENERTYGLVCVDYHYPESTHKRLTGPDGIQFRFNFYKVI; this is encoded by the coding sequence ATGTTTCATAATCAAAGTGCTCATTTTGTAAATGGCATCACATTAAATGTAAGAGATAAAGAAGCAATGAAGCATTTTTATCAAGACATATTAGGATTGAATGTAGTGAATGAATCACTATCTATTGTTCATTATGAAATAGGAAATATGAATCATTTTTTAACATTAAATCAAATAAATATGGGGAGAGAGCCATTAACATCGGAAGCTGGCTTATTTCATTTAGCTATAAAGTTACCTTCAAAGACAGACTTAGCAGATTTACTTGTACAGTTAAGTGAATATACAATTCCAGTTAACGGCGGTGAACACGAAACGGCTACCTCAATTTTTCTAGAGGATCCTGAAGGCAATGGACTTGAATTCTATGTCGATAATCCAATGGAAGATTGGTCTTTTGAAAATGGACAAGTTGTATTAGAGACCCAACCGATTAATGTGCCACATCTATTGACTTATGTATCAAATGAAAAGTGGCAAGGCATTCCAGATGAAAGTATTATTGGTTATATTAATCTAAAGACAATAGAGTTAAAACGTATTAAATTATATTACAAGCGATTTTTTGGTTTAGAACCATCCGCTTTAGAAACCAATCATTCAGTATATTTATCATCAAATGGTTATCATCAGCATATCGTTGTGAATAATTGGTACTCTAGTATCAAACGTATTGAAAATGAACGTACCTATGGTTTGGTTTGTGTAGATTACCATTATCCTGAATCGACTCATAAACGCTTAACTGGACCCGATGGGATTCAATTTAGATTCAATTTCTACAAAGTGATATAA
- a CDS encoding uracil-xanthine permease family protein, with the protein MENETMFERTVKPVLDVQDKPKIGQWAFLSTQHLFAMFGSTVLVPFLTGLPISSALLASGIGTLLYILITKAKIPAYLGSSFAFITPIITGLNSHSLGDMLMALFMSGVMYVLIGLAIRLSGTGWLMHLLPPVVVGPVIMVIGLSLAPTAVNMAMFENSGDMKGYNLSYLIVAMITLLVTIIVQGYFKGFLSLIPVLIGIITGYIVSACMGLVNFAPIAKAKWLQFPEVYIPFKDYTPSFHLGLILVLIPIVFVTVSEHIGHQMVINKIVGRNFFKDPGLDKSIIGDGVSTMFASIIGGPPSTTYGENIGVLAITKIYSVYVIGGAAVIAIILGFVGKFTALVSSIPTPVMGGVSILLFGIIAASGLRMLVESEVDFASNRNLVIASVILVIGIGNLVFNLNGLGINLEIEGMALAALAGIILNLILPKTAPTNN; encoded by the coding sequence ATGGAAAATGAAACAATGTTTGAACGGACAGTCAAGCCAGTATTAGATGTACAAGATAAACCAAAAATTGGACAGTGGGCATTTTTAAGTACACAGCATTTATTCGCAATGTTTGGTTCGACCGTACTTGTACCATTTTTAACTGGATTACCCATATCATCAGCGCTTTTAGCATCAGGTATAGGAACATTGCTTTATATCCTAATAACAAAAGCTAAGATACCAGCATATTTAGGATCGAGCTTTGCATTTATCACACCGATTATAACGGGGTTAAATTCTCATAGCCTTGGTGATATGCTGATGGCACTCTTTATGAGCGGCGTGATGTACGTATTAATAGGCTTAGCAATTAGATTGAGTGGTACGGGCTGGCTTATGCATCTTTTGCCACCTGTTGTTGTAGGACCAGTGATTATGGTCATAGGATTGAGTTTAGCACCAACAGCAGTTAATATGGCCATGTTTGAGAACTCAGGGGACATGAAAGGTTACAACTTAAGTTACTTGATTGTAGCTATGATTACGTTATTAGTAACAATTATTGTTCAAGGTTATTTTAAAGGATTCTTATCACTCATTCCTGTTCTAATAGGAATCATAACAGGTTACATCGTTTCGGCTTGTATGGGATTAGTCAACTTTGCACCGATTGCTAAAGCAAAATGGCTACAGTTTCCAGAAGTCTACATACCATTTAAAGATTATACACCTTCGTTTCATCTAGGACTCATACTCGTCTTGATACCTATTGTATTTGTGACGGTAAGTGAACATATCGGGCACCAAATGGTTATCAATAAGATTGTAGGACGTAATTTTTTCAAGGATCCAGGCTTAGACAAATCAATCATTGGTGATGGTGTTTCAACCATGTTTGCAAGTATTATCGGAGGTCCTCCAAGTACAACATATGGTGAAAATATCGGCGTTTTAGCAATCACAAAAATTTATAGTGTTTATGTGATTGGTGGCGCAGCAGTCATTGCAATCATTTTAGGATTTGTCGGGAAATTTACAGCACTGGTTTCATCTATACCAACCCCAGTCATGGGTGGGGTATCCATCCTGTTATTTGGCATTATCGCAGCAAGTGGCTTGAGGATGTTAGTGGAAAGTGAAGTAGATTTTGCGAGCAATAGAAACCTAGTCATTGCATCGGTCATACTTGTTATTGGTATTGGCAATCTAGTATTCAATTTAAATGGATTAGGGATTAACTTAGAAATAGAAGGTATGGCATTAGCAGCGTTAGCAGGTATTATACTTAACTTGATTTTACCTAAAACAGCACCAACCAATAATTAA
- a CDS encoding DivIVA domain-containing protein — translation MPFTPSEIKNKTFTQVKSGFEPKEVEDYLEQLSNEIERLKEDKAQLEKVIEDKETNIQSYKDVHQSVSDALIQAKHAGEETKAAATKEAEATVAKAKAEADKIVNDGVEKARRLSFQTEDMKRQSKIFRSRFRMLVEAQLDLLKSEDWDYLLNYDLDSEQVTQENINHLNEKDLTEEEKAMKAKAEADNTAQSNDDPNKA, via the coding sequence ATGCCTTTTACACCAAGTGAAATAAAAAACAAAACATTTACTCAAGTAAAAAGTGGGTTTGAACCTAAAGAAGTTGAAGACTATTTAGAACAATTAAGTAATGAAATTGAACGTCTAAAAGAAGACAAAGCTCAGTTAGAAAAAGTCATTGAAGATAAAGAAACAAATATTCAATCTTACAAGGATGTACATCAATCCGTAAGTGATGCTTTAATTCAAGCAAAACATGCTGGTGAGGAAACTAAAGCAGCTGCTACAAAAGAAGCAGAAGCAACAGTAGCAAAAGCAAAAGCAGAAGCGGATAAAATTGTTAATGATGGTGTGGAAAAAGCACGTCGCTTATCTTTCCAAACAGAAGATATGAAACGTCAATCAAAAATTTTCAGATCGCGTTTCCGTATGCTAGTTGAAGCACAATTAGATTTACTTAAAAGTGAAGATTGGGATTACTTATTAAATTATGATTTGGATTCTGAACAAGTGACTCAAGAAAATATTAATCATTTGAATGAAAAGGATTTAACTGAAGAAGAAAAAGCTATGAAAGCAAAAGCAGAAGCAGATAATACTGCACAATCAAATGATGATCCGAATAAAGCATAA
- the ileS gene encoding isoleucine--tRNA ligase, whose amino-acid sequence MDYKDTLLMPKTDFPMRGGLPNKEPKIQEEWDAKNIYQKVLDKNEGNPSFILHDGPPYANGNLHMGHALNKILKDIITRYKSMLGYYAPYVPGWDTHGLPIEQALTKKGVKRKELSIAEFRKKCEAFALEQIDNQKKDFKRLGVKGDFNNPYITLKPEYEAAQIRLFGEMADKGLIYKGKKPVYWSPSSESSLAEAEIEYQDKRSPSIYVAFDVIDGKGIVDDDAQFIIWTTTPWTLPSNVAITVHPDLTYGQYNVNGKKYIIGKDLASDVAEALDWDEDTLELEKEFKGKDLEYIKAQHPFFDRESLVINGLHVTTDAGTGCVHTAPGHGEDDYIVGQKYNLPVISPVDDKGVFTDEAGQFEGMFYDKANKEITDLLKEDGSLLKLEFITHSYPHDWRTKKPVIFRATPQWFASIDKVREDILSAIDDTQFKVDWGKTRIYNMIRDRGEWVISRQRVWGVPLPVFYAENGDIIMTSETVNHVADLFEANGSNIWFEREAKDLLPEGFTHPGSPNGEFTKETDIMDVWFDSGSSHRGVLEARPELSYPADLYLEGSDQYRGWFNSSITTSVATRGQSPYKMLLSHGFVMDGEGKKMSKSLGNVIVPDQIVKQKGADIARLWVSSVDYLADVRISDEILKQSSDVYRKIRNTLRFMLGNVSDYNPATDAIAEKDLLEVDKYLLNRLREFTANTLDHYDNYDYLDIYQEVQNFINVELSNFYLDYGKDILYIEERDSHKRRSMQTVLYQIVVDMTKLLAPILVHTAEEVWSHIPHVEEESVHLTNMPERVEIDQAFVDRWNTFMKLRDDVNRALEVARNEKVIGKSLEAKVVIGSNENFDATTFLQQFKDLQQLFITSQAEVVDKVDDGVAYQHGDIRIEHAHGEKCERCWNYSEELGSVGELDNLCPRCQAVVKTLV is encoded by the coding sequence ATGGATTATAAAGATACGTTGTTAATGCCAAAAACAGATTTCCCAATGCGTGGAGGTTTGCCAAATAAAGAGCCAAAAATACAAGAAGAATGGGATGCCAAAAATATTTATCAAAAAGTATTAGATAAAAATGAAGGTAATCCGTCATTTATTTTACATGATGGACCACCGTATGCGAATGGTAATTTACACATGGGCCATGCCTTAAATAAAATTCTTAAAGATATTATTACGAGATATAAATCCATGCTTGGTTACTATGCACCATACGTTCCAGGTTGGGATACACATGGTCTTCCAATTGAACAAGCATTGACTAAAAAGGGCGTTAAACGTAAAGAACTATCAATCGCTGAATTTAGAAAAAAATGTGAAGCATTTGCATTAGAACAAATCGACAACCAGAAAAAAGATTTTAAACGTTTAGGTGTTAAAGGTGATTTTAATAATCCATACATTACGCTTAAACCTGAATATGAAGCAGCTCAAATTCGTTTGTTTGGTGAAATGGCAGACAAAGGATTAATTTATAAAGGTAAAAAACCTGTTTATTGGTCACCATCAAGTGAATCGTCATTAGCTGAAGCTGAAATTGAATATCAAGATAAACGTTCACCGTCTATTTATGTAGCTTTTGATGTTATAGATGGTAAAGGTATTGTAGATGACGATGCACAATTCATCATCTGGACAACAACACCATGGACTTTACCTTCAAATGTTGCCATTACAGTACACCCAGATTTAACTTATGGTCAATATAATGTTAACGGCAAAAAATATATTATCGGTAAAGATTTAGCGAGTGATGTGGCTGAAGCGCTAGATTGGGACGAAGATACTTTAGAATTAGAAAAAGAATTCAAAGGTAAAGACTTAGAGTACATTAAAGCGCAACATCCATTCTTTGATCGTGAATCATTAGTTATCAACGGGTTACACGTTACTACTGATGCAGGTACAGGTTGTGTACACACAGCACCAGGTCATGGTGAAGATGACTATATTGTTGGTCAAAAATACAATTTACCTGTTATCAGTCCTGTTGATGATAAAGGTGTGTTTACTGATGAAGCAGGTCAATTTGAAGGCATGTTCTATGATAAAGCAAACAAAGAAATCACAGATTTATTAAAAGAAGATGGCTCATTATTAAAATTAGAATTTATTACACATAGTTACCCTCATGATTGGCGTACTAAGAAACCAGTGATCTTTAGAGCGACACCACAATGGTTTGCTTCTATTGATAAAGTACGTGAGGACATCTTAAGTGCAATAGACGATACGCAATTCAAAGTTGATTGGGGTAAAACACGTATCTATAATATGATTCGTGATCGTGGAGAATGGGTTATTTCTCGCCAACGTGTATGGGGTGTGCCATTACCAGTATTTTATGCAGAAAATGGTGACATCATCATGACAAGTGAGACCGTAAACCATGTTGCAGATTTATTTGAAGCAAATGGTTCAAATATTTGGTTTGAACGTGAAGCGAAAGATTTACTGCCAGAAGGTTTTACACATCCTGGTAGCCCTAACGGCGAATTCACAAAAGAAACGGATATCATGGATGTATGGTTTGATTCAGGTTCTTCACACCGTGGTGTATTAGAGGCACGTCCAGAATTATCATATCCTGCAGATTTATATCTTGAAGGTAGTGACCAGTATCGTGGTTGGTTTAACTCTTCAATAACAACTTCTGTAGCTACAAGGGGACAATCACCATATAAAATGTTACTTTCTCATGGCTTTGTCATGGATGGCGAAGGTAAAAAAATGAGTAAATCATTAGGAAATGTGATTGTTCCTGATCAAATCGTTAAACAAAAAGGTGCAGACATTGCACGTCTATGGGTAAGTAGTGTAGATTATTTAGCAGATGTTCGTATATCTGATGAAATCTTAAAACAATCTTCTGATGTATATCGTAAGATTAGAAATACGCTAAGATTTATGCTAGGAAATGTGAGTGATTATAACCCTGCCACAGACGCTATCGCAGAAAAAGATTTACTAGAAGTAGATAAATATTTATTAAATAGATTACGTGAATTTACTGCAAACACATTAGATCACTATGATAACTATGATTATTTAGATATTTACCAAGAAGTTCAAAACTTTATCAATGTGGAATTAAGTAATTTCTATCTAGATTATGGTAAAGATATTCTATATATTGAAGAACGTGATTCACACAAACGTCGCAGCATGCAAACGGTGTTATACCAAATTGTAGTAGATATGACAAAACTACTTGCACCGATTTTAGTTCATACTGCTGAAGAAGTTTGGTCTCATATTCCACACGTAGAAGAAGAGAGTGTACATTTAACAAATATGCCAGAGCGCGTAGAAATTGATCAAGCGTTTGTTGATAGATGGAATACATTTATGAAATTACGTGATGATGTTAACCGTGCATTAGAAGTTGCACGTAATGAAAAAGTAATCGGTAAATCACTCGAAGCAAAAGTTGTGATTGGCTCTAATGAAAACTTCGATGCGACGACATTCTTACAACAATTCAAAGATTTACAACAACTATTTATCACTTCTCAAGCTGAAGTTGTCGATAAAGTAGATGACGGTGTTGCATATCAACATGGTGATATCCGTATCGAACATGCTCATGGAGAAAAATGTGAACGTTGTTGGAATTATAGTGAGGAATTAGGTTCAGTAGGTGAATTAGATAACTTATGTCCTCGTTGTCAAGCAGTTGTAAAAACACTTGTATAA
- a CDS encoding aspartate carbamoyltransferase catalytic subunit, with amino-acid sequence MDNLLSTEYLNTTEIYDLIQRASAFKNGNAQPGCFEDKFVANLFFENSTRTKSSFLVAEQKLGLKLIDFETSTSSVQKGESLYDTCKTLEQIGANVLVIRHSQTTYYDELKHLNIPIINAGDGSGQHPTQSLLDLMTIYEEYKTFEGLNVLICGDVKNSRVAKSNYQSLTALGAHVMFSSPDEWKDETLEAPYVDIDEVIDRIDIVMLLRVQHERHEDSEVTSFEVSQYHENFGLTQSRYDLLKDRAIIMHPAPVNRGVEIEDTLVEAPKSRIFKQMENGMYIRMAVIDHILQTEGATAK; translated from the coding sequence ATGGATAATTTACTTTCAACGGAATACTTAAATACGACTGAAATTTACGATCTAATACAACGTGCGAGCGCTTTTAAAAATGGTAACGCGCAGCCAGGATGTTTTGAAGATAAATTTGTTGCTAATCTATTCTTTGAAAATTCCACACGTACAAAAAGTAGTTTTTTAGTAGCGGAACAAAAATTAGGACTAAAGTTAATAGATTTTGAGACAAGTACATCATCCGTTCAAAAAGGTGAATCATTGTATGATACTTGTAAAACGCTGGAACAAATTGGTGCCAATGTGTTAGTTATTCGACATTCACAAACAACTTATTATGATGAATTAAAGCATTTAAATATACCTATCATCAATGCTGGAGATGGTAGCGGACAACATCCGACACAAAGTTTACTAGACCTCATGACAATTTACGAAGAATACAAGACTTTTGAAGGTTTGAATGTACTTATCTGTGGTGATGTCAAGAACTCACGTGTAGCGAAAAGTAATTACCAAAGTCTAACAGCATTAGGTGCGCATGTCATGTTCTCTAGTCCAGATGAATGGAAAGATGAAACATTAGAAGCACCTTATGTTGATATTGATGAAGTGATTGATCGAATCGATATTGTCATGTTGTTAAGAGTCCAACACGAGAGACATGAGGATAGTGAAGTTACTAGCTTTGAAGTGAGTCAATATCATGAAAATTTTGGTTTAACGCAATCACGTTATGATTTATTGAAAGATCGAGCAATTATCATGCATCCTGCACCAGTAAATCGCGGTGTAGAAATTGAAGATACATTAGTAGAAGCACCGAAATCACGTATTTTTAAACAAATGGAAAATGGTATGTATATACGTATGGCAGTTATAGATCATATCTTACAAACGGAAGGGGCAACAGCAAAATGA
- a CDS encoding carbamoyl phosphate synthase small subunit, producing the protein MLKKRYLVLEDGSYYEGYPIGSDQLTLGEIVFNTAMTGYQETISDPSYTGQIITFTYPLIGNYGINRDDFEALVPTLNGVVVKEASRQPSNFRKQKTFHEVLQEYDIPGISGVDTRSITRKIRNNGVLKAGFTDEKSEIDSMIAKLQSVELPRNEVTTVSTKSPYVSTGYGLSVVLVDFGKKQNIVRELNARGCNVTVVPYDTSAEAIIRMSPDGVMLSNGPGDPEEVHVAVEMIKGILGKIPFFGICLGHQLFALSQGATSFKMKFGHRGANHPVKDLKTGKIALTSQNHGYAIDKASLKNTDLEVTHIAINDDTVEGLRHKSLPAFSVQYHPEACPGPSDSNYLFDEFIDMINEYKTKELTNNA; encoded by the coding sequence ATGTTGAAAAAACGTTATCTCGTATTAGAAGATGGTTCATATTATGAAGGTTATCCAATAGGTTCAGATCAATTAACATTAGGAGAAATTGTATTTAACACAGCTATGACTGGTTACCAAGAAACAATTTCAGATCCATCATATACTGGTCAAATTATTACATTTACTTATCCATTAATTGGTAATTATGGTATTAACAGAGATGATTTTGAAGCACTTGTTCCAACGTTAAATGGTGTTGTAGTGAAAGAAGCGAGTCGCCAACCAAGTAATTTCAGAAAGCAAAAGACATTCCATGAAGTATTACAAGAATATGATATACCAGGTATTTCAGGTGTAGATACACGTAGCATTACACGTAAAATAAGAAACAATGGTGTATTAAAAGCAGGTTTTACAGATGAAAAAAGTGAAATTGATTCAATGATTGCAAAGCTGCAATCCGTTGAATTGCCGCGAAATGAAGTCACAACTGTTTCTACTAAATCACCATATGTTTCTACAGGTTATGGACTTAGCGTCGTACTAGTAGATTTTGGAAAAAAACAAAACATAGTTAGAGAATTAAACGCGCGTGGTTGTAATGTAACTGTAGTGCCTTATGACACTTCAGCAGAAGCGATTATTCGCATGTCACCTGATGGTGTTATGCTGTCAAATGGCCCAGGTGACCCTGAAGAAGTCCATGTAGCTGTTGAAATGATTAAAGGCATTTTAGGGAAAATACCATTTTTTGGTATTTGTTTAGGACATCAATTATTTGCATTATCACAAGGTGCTACGTCATTTAAGATGAAATTTGGTCATAGAGGGGCTAACCATCCGGTTAAAGATTTAAAAACTGGAAAGATAGCTTTAACAAGTCAAAATCATGGTTATGCCATTGACAAAGCATCTCTAAAAAATACTGACCTAGAAGTGACACATATTGCAATTAATGATGATACGGTTGAGGGCTTGAGACATAAATCATTACCAGCTTTTTCAGTACAATATCATCCAGAAGCATGTCCAGGACCATCAGATTCAAACTACTTATTCGATGAATTTATAGACATGATAAATGAATATAAAACAAAGGAGCTTACAAATAATGCCTAA
- a CDS encoding dihydroorotase: MKLLTNAKILKNGELTTVSILIEGQHIKKIAPHIDVTLETEVIDVKGQFVSPGLVDVHVHLREPGGEHKETIETGTKAAARGGFTTVCPMPNTKPVPDSEENLNRLNQLIEENAQVRVLPYAAITVRQAGKEHVDFETLANNGAFAFTDDGVGVQQASMMYEAMQAAAKVNKAVVAHCEDNSLIYGGAMHEGQRSEALGIPGIPNICEAVQIARDVLLAEAAGAHYHVCHVSTKESVRTIRDAKKAGIHVTAEVTPHHLLLTEDDVPGDDAIYKMNPPLRSKEDREALLEGLLDGTIDCIATDHAPHAAEEKNQPMTKAPFGIVGSETAFPLLYTHFVKNGDWTLQQLVDYLTIKPAQTFDLPFGRLEEGYLADLTVINLEEESEIKAEDFASKGTNTPFIGYKVYGTPVLTMVEGEVKFEEEE, encoded by the coding sequence ATGAAATTATTAACAAATGCAAAAATCTTAAAAAATGGTGAATTAACGACGGTATCGATTTTAATTGAGGGACAACATATTAAAAAAATCGCACCACACATTGATGTTACATTAGAGACTGAAGTCATAGACGTTAAAGGACAATTCGTTTCGCCAGGATTAGTTGATGTCCATGTCCATTTACGTGAACCAGGCGGTGAACACAAAGAAACAATAGAAACGGGTACGAAAGCAGCGGCGAGAGGTGGATTTACTACAGTATGTCCAATGCCGAATACGAAACCTGTGCCTGATTCAGAAGAAAATCTGAATCGCTTAAACCAATTAATTGAAGAAAATGCACAAGTAAGAGTATTGCCATATGCAGCAATCACAGTTAGACAGGCTGGGAAAGAACACGTGGACTTTGAAACACTTGCTAACAACGGTGCATTCGCATTTACAGATGATGGTGTTGGTGTACAACAAGCTAGCATGATGTACGAAGCTATGCAAGCGGCTGCAAAAGTAAATAAAGCAGTTGTTGCACATTGTGAAGATAACAGTTTAATATACGGCGGAGCAATGCACGAAGGTCAGCGTAGTGAAGCGTTAGGTATACCAGGTATTCCAAATATATGTGAAGCTGTACAAATCGCGAGAGATGTTTTACTGGCAGAAGCAGCAGGCGCACATTATCATGTATGTCACGTATCTACAAAGGAAAGTGTCAGAACAATTAGAGATGCTAAAAAGGCAGGCATTCATGTAACTGCTGAAGTCACACCACACCATTTATTATTAACAGAAGATGATGTACCAGGTGATGATGCTATTTATAAAATGAACCCGCCTTTAAGAAGTAAAGAGGATAGAGAGGCATTATTAGAAGGTTTATTAGATGGCACGATTGATTGTATAGCTACGGATCATGCACCACATGCAGCAGAAGAAAAGAATCAGCCAATGACGAAAGCACCATTTGGTATAGTTGGAAGTGAAACAGCGTTCCCATTACTATACACTCATTTCGTTAAAAATGGAGATTGGACACTTCAACAATTGGTAGATTATTTAACAATCAAACCTGCACAAACATTTGATTTACCTTTTGGAAGATTGGAAGAAGGTTATTTAGCAGATTTAACAGTCATTAACTTAGAAGAAGAAAGCGAAATTAAAGCAGAAGATTTTGCATCTAAAGGAACCAATACACCATTTATCGGTTACAAAGTTTACGGTACACCCGTATTAACAATGGTTGAAGGCGAAGTTAAATTTGAGGAGGAAGAATGA